The Parcubacteria group bacterium genome contains the following window.
TACTGTACCCTTGGATGTCTCAAGCACATAAGCAAATTCACCTGGCGCGAGCACTAAATCTTTATTTTGTTGACCATCTGCCACTTTTGGACTCCATTTTAAGTTTTTTTAATGAACTCGCAAGAGGAGACCGCTACCCCAATGGTAGCTATCGCCTGCTCTTTAATTAGTAAGCATAAAAGGTAACACTTGTCAATCATTGTAGTAAAAACCGCCAAGGCTTTTTAGACCATATTGGCCCCGCGTAAGAAATACCAATACGGGGAGTTTTTTTAATTTGGCCTTTCTTTATTTTAACGCCCCTGTCTTCAATCCAAAGGCCAGTTTTAAAAAAAATATCTTTCCCGCTAAATTTCTTATCTATTTTAAGCCGATTAGTAAGCCGTCCGGGGCCGTTTATAGTTTCCACGCCTCTAATCAAAACAGCTGCCGGATAATTTTCCGGCCCTGTCACGGCATTTAACATCCAGTGCATTCCGTAGGTAAAATAAACATACCAATGCCCGGCACTACCGAACATCGGGGCGTTACGATTAGTTTTGCCACGAGAAGCGTGAGAAGCCAAGTCTTTTAAACCGCTATATGCTTCAACTTCAGTAATCATAAAGCTTTCAACTTTTTTACCGCGCCTCCTTACAAGATATTTTCCCAAAAGCTCGCGCGCCACAATCAAAGTCGGTCTTTCAAAAAATTTCTTCCCTAAAATCATTGTTTTTTAATAATTGCAAATAAATTATTTTCCGAAGCTTATGAAAGCGTTTTAGCATGGTCCCCGCCATGGCGGGGTAAAACGCTTTCATCGGACAGCGAGTCCCGCGCTGGCGGGATGAGAGCGCGAGGAAAATAGTTTATTTGCAATTATTCGCTTTGGATTTAAATTATTGATTTTATTTCTTCTAAAATTTCTTGAGGAATCGGATTCCGCTTCGAGCTTTTCCCCGGATACCTCCAAGCGGTTATAACTCTTATCGTTCTTTTGGCAAGCTGATACATAGCCCAAATCTCATGATCTTTATTAAATTGCATCACGCCTATCATATTTGGCACAATCGCCTCTTCGGTTCTTTGAGGATGCCGAATTATTCTTTTAACTCTCTGTTGAGACAAACCATAATGCCGCATTTTATATATTGAATGCTTGGTCCATTGGTATTTGTCGTTTATTTTAATCTCCATTTTATTTTTCCACTTCGCCGACCGCTTTTCGGTATTGGCAAAAGTCGCAATCGTCGGCCATTTTCGGAATTTCATCACTAATCAGGCATTTATGCGCTTCTAAAATAGCATTTTCAACCCAGTTGTC
Protein-coding sequences here:
- a CDS encoding DNA-3-methyladenine glycosylase translates to MILGKKFFERPTLIVARELLGKYLVRRRGKKVESFMITEVEAYSGLKDLASHASRGKTNRNAPMFGSAGHWYVYFTYGMHWMLNAVTGPENYPAAVLIRGVETINGPGRLTNRLKIDKKFSGKDIFFKTGLWIEDRGVKIKKGQIKKTPRIGISYAGPIWSKKPWRFLLQ